The Candidatus Mycosynbacter amalyticus genome contains the following window.
TTTTATCCCAAGCAGTGACTTCCCAAATGTGCTTAAACTGCACTCCGTTTGGGCAAAGCTCAGCAATTAATTGATCGATTTTACCCATTCTTAGAACCCTCGATACTAGATACGATTTCATCAATCTGAGTACGTAGTATTGACTGCTTAGCAACTATCTCTTTGATATTCGTATTGAGTTCAGCGATATTGACGAACTCCGTCATGTCCTTACCTTCAACGTAGCTGCTGACCGCAAGGTTGTAGTCATTCTCGGAAATCTCGCTATTTGGGACAAGTCTTCCAAAATGTTCAACATCTTCGCGATTAGTGAATGCTTCAAGAATTTTATCTTGGTTAGTTTGACCGAGCTTGTTTTTGTTACCACCTCGCACAAATTCGGCCGAGGCATCGATGAATAAAGTGGAGTTATCTTTCTTGCTCTTCTTGAGAACCACAATACATGTCGAGATAGTTGTACCAAAAAATAGATCAGGAGGTAACTGAATGACTGCATCTACAAAGTTGTTATCAACAAGATATTTACGGATCTTTGCTTCAGCACCGCCTCGGTACAACACTCCAGGGAATTCAACAATCGCAGCCGTACCACTAGTCGAAAGCCAGTTAAGAATATGAAGCGTGAACGCTAGGTCGGCTTTGCTCTTCGGGGCAAGAACTCCTGCTGGAGAAAAACGAGGATCATTGATTAGTAATGGATTTGCATCACCCTCCCAGTTAATAGAGTAAGGTGGATTCGAGACGATGGCATCGAAGGGTTCGTCATCCCAGTGGGCTGGATCGGTCAGTGTATCTCCATGAGCTATGCTGAACTTTTCATAATTAATGTCGTGTAGATACATGTTGATACGGCAAAGGTTGTAGGTGGTGAGGTTGATCTCTTGTCCATAAAATCCTTGTCGAACATTCTCCTTACCCAATACCTTTGCGAACTTTAGCAGTAGTGAACCTGAGCCGCAGGCTGGGTCATATACCTTGTTCACTTCTTTCTTGCCAACCACAGTGATACGAGCTAACAACTCACTGACTTCCTGAGGCGTGAAGAACTCACCACCAGACTTACCCGCCGATGACGCGTACATGGTCATGAGGTATTCATAAGCATCACCGAATGCGTCGATTGTATTGTCTTCGTAACGACCAACTTCAAGGCTTCCTATAGCATCAAGTAGTTTAACGAGGCGCTCGTTGCGCTTAGCAACTGTCTGGCCGAGCTTGCTGCTATTTACATCGAGATCATCGAAAAGACCCTTTATATCGTCTTCGCTATCAGCACCTTTGGCAGAGTTCTCGATATTGCGGAAGATTCCCGAAAGAATTTCGTTAAGGTTATCCTCTTCTTTTGCTCTCTTGCGGACATTTTCAAACAGCTCGCTTGGCAGTATGTAGAAGCCTTTTTCAGCTACCGTGTCCTTGCGACCAAACTCGGCGGCATCATCGCTTAGGCTGGCATAGTCAAAGTCGGCAGCACCTGTTCTGCGCTCTTCGGCATTAATGTAATTTGACAAGTTTTCGGATATAAAACGATAAAACAGTATGCCTAAAACATACTGTTTGAAGTCCCATCCATCTACTGATCCCCTCAAGTCGTTCGCAATCTTCCAAATCGTGCTGTGTAGCCGGGCTCGTTCTTGCTCTTTTTTAGTGTCTGTTGTGGTTGTCATATTACACAACATTATACCTCAAAAACAGATGTAATAACACTGTTAGCAGTATAATATGGCTATGGCAAAAACTAAGTCAGATAATTATTGGGAACCACATGCAAGAATCCTTGAATCTATGCCTCGTTTCCAAGCTGCTGTATCTGATGTTCGTAAGCGGCTAGGTATTCCTGAAACGGGCATTCCTTATGACGAACGGGCTGAGTGGTTTGCCGATTTCTACCGCAATGCCGATGAAGATACCGCAAAGCGATACGGAGGTGCATATGGATATGAGTTGCTGCCTCCGAATAAGGAATTGCTTGACGAGCTTGATAACCTAAGGCTTGAGTTCAATCTCGATCCACGCTGGCTTCATCCGCTTTTCAATTACATATTTTCTGCCGATAAATCATTAGAACCGCCATCACAAAAAAGTGCTTGGCCGTCGCCAAGAATGAATGATGTGCGTTTACCGAAAGAGCAACAGCGAGTCACTAGCTTGAGTATTCGTATCGAAAAGGATACCACGATCCATGATATCGAAGATATTTGGGATGATATTCGGAAGTATCAAGCGTATATGGATGCAGACATTCCATCTCGGCGTGACCCAATCCAATTAGAGACTGTTGATCGTTATCGCAACATTATTAAGCTACGTGCAGATGGACTGAAATACCAAGAGATAGCAGAAAAGTACCCAGATAAATTCAACTCGGCAGAAGATGTCAGGAGTTTTAAGAATAAGCAGGAAGCCCGATTCAAAAAGCGTACCTCGTTACGTCACCTACCGAGCCTATGGTGGCATAAATAGCTTAGGGTCATGATATTTCCAGAATAAGGAGATAATCATGACAAATAACAACTTAGAGGTTACATATCAAAAAGTAAAAGAATTAAACCCTGCGCCATACAATCCACGCAAGTGGAGCGAGGAAGCAATTGCCCAACTTACTAATAGCATAAAAAGCTTCGGTATAGTTGACCCGATTTTAGTGAACAGCTCAGCAAGTCGCAAGAACGTAGTTATAGGTGGGCACTTCAGGCTCAAGGTTGCGAAAGATCTTGGCATTAAAGAAGTACCCGTTGTATATGTAGATATCCCCGATATTGAACGAGAAAAAGAACTAAACGTACGGCTTAATAAAAATCTTGGTGACTGGGATTATGAACTGTTAGTAGAGTTCGATGAATCATTACTTAGCACTATCGGCTTTGATAGTGAGGAGATTGATGCAATTTTTGACCTTGTTGTTGATGAACCTGAAACATTCGATCTCGAAAAAGAGCTGAAGAAACTGGATATCAGTAAAATCACTGTGCAAAAAGGCGATGTCTATCAGCTTGGTGATTCTCGGCTTATGTGTGGCGATTCTACAGTGGAGGCGGACTTCGACAAGCTTATGAACGGCGAACAAGCCGATATGTGCATGACAGATCCGCCTTACATTCTCGATTACTTACATGCCAAGCGTGGCGGTAAGTCCGTTACTGGGTTCGGGGCTAAACGCAATCGTCGTTATCTTGAAACAGACGTCCTGCCCGATAACTTTACCGAGCTTTGGATGGCAAATGTCGCCAAGTACGCCAAGCCAGACTACTCCATTATTGTGTATGAAAATTGGAAAAATCTGCGTGTGATTTGGGCAGAGATGGAAAAATACTGGAAAGTAAAAAATATGATCGTGTGGCATTTACCCAATCGACATCAAGGCTTCGCTGCTAAATACAAGTTCTTTAGTAAACATGATATTGCGATGGTTGGAGCTTCTGGCGACGTGGAGTATAACCACGACGAAGAACCTGATGGCCTGCAAGAAGAATATGAAACAGCATTGTATGCAATTCGTGGAAAGCCTCAGTGGGAGGGCTATGAGGGCGGTAAAAAGTACCAACCAACTGACTTTATAAGCTACATGGCTAGTGACGAAAAGCATTCTGGTCAAGGTGTCATCTTTGGCACAAAACCAATTGAGATACTCGTACCATACATCAAAGTTCTTACTAAACGTGGCGACTTGGTAGTAGAACCGTTCTGCGGCAGTGGCTCGACGCTCATTGCTAGTACAAAGTTAAAACGCCGATGCAACATCATGGAGAAAAGCCCTACCTATGCCGAAGTGGCTCTGTATCGTTGGGAGAAGCTGACTGGCCAAAAGCGAGTAAAGCTATGAGCCGAAACCTTGCTGTCGATAAAAAGAAGCTACTTGAGAAGCTTCGAAAAACACCAATTGTTGAAGTTGCGTGTAAGCAAACGGGCGTACCTCGCAGTACCTATTACCGCTGGCGTAAAGACGATGAAGATTTTGCAAGCGAATGCGATGAAGCTATCGAACATAGTGCAGGCCTTATAAATGATATGGCAGAAAGCCAGTTGATATCTGCCATTAAAGACAAGAATATGTCGGCCATTTTCTTTTGGTTAAAGCACCACCACAAGTCTTATAAAACTCGCATCGAGGTAAACGCCAAGCTACAAACCATTCAACAGGAATTAACACCTGAGCAAACCGAAGTTGTATCACGCGCGCTTCAACTTGCAGGATTAACAACCGAAGATGAAACTGATGAAACAAGATAACCTACAGAAAAAACTTTTTGCCGACCATAAGGTTCGTGCGGAAGTCACATCACAAAGCCATCAGTGGTTCTTTTCTACTTATTTTTCGAATTACTTAACTCATGCCACTGCTGACCTGCACCGTGACCTATTTTCAATCACTGAAGACGAGTCACTGCCGCTGGCCGTCATTGTGGCATTTCGAGGTTCGGCAAAATCCACGATATTAACAATGAGCTACCCAATATGGGCAGTGGTCGGACGACAACAAAAGAAATTCGTGCTGATAGCCAGTCAGACGCAGTACCAAGCACGAGTACATCTCACTAACATTAAGCGCGAGCTTGAAAGCAATGAGCTACTGGCCAATGATATGGGCCCGTTCATAGAGCAACGTGAAGAATGGGGTTCGACATCACTTTACATACCAAAGTATAACGCTAGAATCACGGCAATTAGTACCGAACAAAGTGTGCGAGGTATTCGACATGGTGCTTTTCGGCCTGATTTAATCATCGCCGATGATGTCGAAGATATGGCGTCGGTAAAAACTCGTGAAGGGCGCAATAAAACTTTTGATTGGTATACGAGTGAGATCATTCCAGCTGGCGATACCTACACGAAACGTATTGCGGTCGGCAATCTCCTTCACGAAGATTCATTGCTTATGAGGCTTAAAGAGCGTATCGAAAACAATGAAATTGATGGCATATACCGCGAATGGCCTATTGTACGATCGGGTACAAGTTTATGGCCGGGTAAATACCCTGACAAGGTAGCGATTAACAATCTAAGGCGCAATGTCGGCAACAAGATTGCCTGGGAACGTGAATACATGCTCCGCATAATTCCTGACGAAGATCAGGTTATCGATGCCAAATGGATGCAGTACTATGATGAGCTACCAGAAAAGACTGAAAGCAACGAATATATCAATTCGTTCTTGTCGGTTGATCTTGCAATATCTCAGAGCGCAACCGCTGACTATACAGCGATAATCATTATTCATGTATTTGGATTCAAGCCCGAGAATCGTCGCTACTACATTGATAAGAAGTTTATTAATAAAAAGATAACTCACCTAGCAACGCTCGATACCATTGCTTCGTTGTATCAAGCCGTTAATGCAGATTCAAAGCAAGTACCGATAGTGCTAGTGGAGCAAGTTCAGTACCAAGCAGCAGTAATTGAACAGCTCAACGACCGTGAGATTAAGTCGAAAGGTATCAAAATCCATAATGACAAACGCGCACGGCTCCAGTTGGTGAGTTCGCTGTTTGAGCAAGGTATGGTGTATTTCCCAAAGGATCGTGCGATTGCACCAATCATACAGCAGCTCGTCGGTTTTGGCGTGGAAAAGCATGATGATCTAGCCGATGCGGCATCGATGGGGCTGAACTATGTACAAACCAATGTGAAATGGGAAGTTGTTTTTGGATTCGGCTTTTTAGGGGGCGATGACGACGAGATTCATCACTTCTACGGAATTAAATATTTAGACGAGAAAAAGAACTAGCTTTAATAAACCATTGCGGTACCTTTGCTTTGAAAGGAATATGATGAACGAATTAGATAAGAAACGAACAGGAACAAGCTTCAAAGGGTATCTGTATGCACGGTATGACCAGTTACTGCCGACATTCGGAGAGCCAAGGCAACCAATTCATGCAGATAATAAAATTGATGTTGAATGGATTATTGATACACCACATGGTGTGGCCACTATATATAATTACAAGGATGGTAAAGCATATCTTGGTGATTCAGGGCTTAACCCAGAAGAGATTTACGAGTGGCATGTTGGTGGTAAGACCAGTGAAGTGTATGGCTGGATTAAGGAGCGACTGCAAAGGAACATTATCGCTGGTTTTTAGCCCTTACGCATGACCTCGTCCATTGTTTGACCAGATTCATCTTTCCATGTCACCCACGCATTTATATTGTGTCCCGTTGCAAAACCACCTGCATGATTAGGGCTCTTGAATGCCACATTTTCTGTCAGCTCGACTGTATCACCAAGATCACGGCCATACTTTTCGAAGATCTCTTCTCTCTCGGCAAGTGATTTAGACCATTTAGTCGCCCAGCTTGGTGAGTGAGATTTATCAATGATTGAACCTTGTAATACGACAAATTTATCGCCTCTAAATTGTGCACGTGCTTCTGTTTTCTTTGATTTGCAATACCAAACGTCTTCTTTAATGTCTGGACTCGACAGAATATCATAACCAAGTGAAGTAAGGATGAGTTGGGTGTCGTCTAAAATTTTCTGAAGAATATGTAACTTAAATTCATGAACATTGTTACGAATTGGAACTGTCTTATTCTCAATTGTCATACTTCCCGATTGAGCACGCTCTACGGCTAGTGATTCTAAATACTTAACGTCGCTCTTCTCAAGGCTATTGGTTGTAGAAACAATTGCGATGGCAACATCCCAAAACTGCTTGTTTTGATCATGATTCTTAACACGATGAAAGAAGTTTTCACTTTCGCCAATGTATCCAAGAGAGTCACTGCTGCTTACCAAGAAGTATATCGATGGTCGCAGTAGTTCTTCTCTCACTTTCGCGTTTTTCAACTGTAGCCGTGGAATGACAAATGCTTTGATTGAACTATCGCTCAGTTCTATTACACGTATTCCTTCGAGTGTGCCATCGGGTAAATATGTCTGTATTAGTCTAGGTTGAGGGTTGTTCATTATCTCTATTATATGCCTAGACTTAATCTAATAACAGCGGTACCTTGTACCTTGCAATGGAAAGCAAACCTAGCCTTAAATACTGCTTATACGCTCGCAAATCGAGTGAATCTGACGAGCGACAGGCCATGTCGATTGATTCGCAGTTGAATGAGATGCGAGCATTGGCAGAAAATGAGGGATTACAGATAGTCTGCGAGCTTCAGGAGAGTCACTCTGCTAAAGATTCTGGCAAAAGACCCGTATACAACAAATTACTTAAGGGCTTAGCAAGCGAAGAATATAATGCCGTCCTCACATGGGCACCCGATCGACTAAGTAGGAATGCTGGCGACCTTGGATCGGTTGTTGACCTCATGGATCAAGGCAAGCTACTGCATATCCGTACTTACTCGCAGACGTTCACAAATAACCCGAACGAGAAGTTCTTACTAATGATTCTATGTTCGCAAGCCAAACTTGAGAACGATAACAAAAGTATTAACGTCAAACGAGGCATTAGAAACAAATGCGAGATGGGTTGGCGACCAGGCGTTGCACCGCTTGGGTACATGAATCGAGCATTCGCAGGTGTTAACGACATAATCCTCGATCCTGATAGATCGGAACTAATTATCGAAGCTTTTCAAAAAGCTGGGTACGAGCGTTGGAGCGGTCGTAGGATAAAAGCATGGCTTGATGAGCAAGGCTTTACTAATCGTTCAGGAAAACCGATTAGTGTGAGTCAAATATTAGTAATACTCAGTACGCCATTCTACTATGGCAAATTCCAATACCCTGAAGCACCAGATGCACCATGGTACACAGGTGCCCATAAGCCACTTATATCTAAAGAGTTGTTCGATCTCGTGCAAGAAACGAGAGGTGTCAACAAGGGTGTGTGGGGATCAAAAACATTTGCCTTCAGGGGTATGCTCAAATGTGGGCAGTGCGATGCGGACATCACCGCACAAGATAAGTTTAAGCTGCTAAAAAGTGGTGATACAAAGCGATTCGTCTACTACAACTGTACTCGTCGTAAAGATCCTGATTGCAAAGAGAAATACGTCAATGAGGAGAAGCTTTGTGAGCTATTGCAGGCCTTCATCGAGCAACATCACCAAAAAATGGATATTGAAGAAAAGCTACGTGCAAAAGTAGATAAACATTTTTATGTCACCAAAACTCTGCTAAACCATTACAAGATCGAGCGAGATCTTGATAACCCATTCGTTGAGTATTCAAGATACATACTTGCGAGCGGTACGGAGGGCGATAGGATTAGATTCGCCTCTGGGATTAAAACAAAGCTCCAAATACGGCACGGTGAACTTGAGTTCTACGCATAAGCGCGTATACTTTTGTATTTTGTTCTATTTAGGTAGTTAGCGCACCTTGACTTACTTAGAAATCGAACAAATCTCCTAAGAATGATTCTTTGCGCTTTTTGCGTGGATAACTTTGATTAGAGCCGCTCTGATTACCGTGCTTGTCATATTGCTGCGATGGATAGTTTGGTTCCTGGTAAGGTTGCTGTGCCTGAGCTGCTGGAGCCTGAGCAGTACCTCGTTCAATGATTTTGTCTAATTCACCACGATCAAGCCATACGCCCCGACACTTTGGGCAATAATCGATTTCGACACCTTGTCGGTCAGTCATAACTAAATCTGCTTTATCTATTGGACATTGCATATTCTTTCTCCCTTACTTTTTAATTATAGCAACTTCGCTACCGCCAGCATTGAATAGCCTTAGGCCGTTGAGCACTACTAGGATAGCCATAATTGCGTCAACTGCCACGGCTACGCTCAGCCCGATGACTCCTGCGATACCGAGTACCAAGATGATTCCCTTTACAATGAGTGACCCATAGACATTTTGGCGCACAACCCTGAAGGTTTGCTGACCAACCCCTAGCAGGTATGGGATAGTGCCGATAGCATCGTTCATCAGCGTCACGTCGGCCGTTTCAATGGCTAAATCTGATCCTCCACCCCCCATAGCAATACCAACGTCAGCCCGGGCTAGTGAAGGTGCATCATTGACGCCGTCACCTACCATGGCGACCCGTCCATAACGAGATTGTAGCTTGATGATTAGCTCAGACTTTTGCTCGGGTAGCAAAGCTCCATAGGCTTCGCTGATACCAACCTTTTCTGCGATATAATTTGCCGCCCTTTGATTATCACCTGTTAGCATCACTGGCGTGACTTTCAGCTTCTTTAGGGCATCAATGACGCGTTTTGAATCACTCCGAAGCTCGTCTGTAATACCGATAATACCAATCACTTTTTTATCTTCGCTAACCAGCACGGCGGTCATACCCATTCCTTCAAGACGCTCAACCTCGGGTAGTACATGGTCGCAGGTATCAGCGCTGGCACCAATATGTTGCAAGTTACCTATTGCATGTTCTTTTGAATCGCACACCAAGCAGTTAGCATTACCGCCACGTCCAGCGACATTCTTGAATTTATCCATCTTGTGCGGCATGATGCCTTTTTGTTTTGCATAATCCTCAATAGCCTTAGCTAGTGGATGCGACGAGAACTTTTCAATACCGGCGGCATCACCTATAACATCTTCTTCTGTGGCGCCGTGCAGAAGTATCACCTCCGCAACTACTGGCGTACCAACAGTCAACGTTTTTGTTTTATCGAATGCTATCGCCCTAGCCTTACTTAATACTTCCAGGAAGCGGCCACCTTTAATGAGTACACCCCTCTTTGAAGCGCCGCCGATAGCTGCCGCCACCGCAACTGGAGCAGATACAACCAGTGCGTCTGGACACGCTAATACCAATAAAATGAGTGCCCTGGTAAACCAATCGCTAAACGGCTCGCCGAAAAAGACGGGCGGAATAATAGCCACCAAAATAGCGAGGCCTATCGCAGCTGGAATATAGTATCCAGCAAACTTGTCCAAGAATTCCTGAACTTCTGGACGGGATCTTTGGGCTTCTTCAATTAACGTGACTATTTTCTGCAGCGTACTGTCGGCGGCTATTTTAGTAACTTTGACCTCCAGATAACCACTTTGGTTCATCGTTCCGGCGTAAACCATCTCACCCTTGTACTTTTCTTTGGGTACGCTTTCGCCGGTAATTGTCGCCTCGTCGATTGACGATTCGCCGTCAATAACTACTCCGTCGAGCGGCACCATGTCGCCAGGTCTGACTTTAAATATTTCGCCCTCTTTGACTTCTTCGACTGGAACTTCGCGCCCGTCTTGCATCCTGGCGATCTTTGGAGACTTTTCAAGTAAGGCGGCCACGGCCTTTTGTGACCTCGCCTCGCCGAACTCCTCAAAAGCCTCAGCAAGCGCGAAAAAGAACATGACGGCGGCGGCCTCTGCGAACTGCCCAAGATATAATGCCCCGAGGGCGGCAATGGTGACCAGCAAACTAATGGAAATTTTTCGCTTCAGGACTTTACGAACAGCCGATACTGCAACTGGTATTCCACCAGCTGCCAATGAGACGAGATATAGTGCTTCGGCTCCGGGTAGTTTGAGTAGACTGAAAGCCAACCCTCCAATAAAACTGACGGCTGCCACCGCAGTTAAAACTTTATTCAAGCGTTCTTGCTTGGAATCTTTATGTTCAGCACTCATCTAACTATTTCCGCCTGTTATAAATTGTAGTGGGTTAGCAATAACCTGCTTCCACAAAGCATTAATAAAATCGAGAGCATAGTTCCACAGCGATGTGATGATATTTCCGATATTTTGCCCAATGTTAGTATCGGCTTGGCCAAGCAGTGCATTAATAATAGCTACGAAGATAACTCCTACAATTACTAATATCACAAGCAATATAATACCGACGAGCAGTAAGGCAATGAATAATTTCCTTTTATTCTTGCCTCTAAACATATCTAACTTATATCCGTGGCCCATTACTGTCCCCTTTTGATTTTATTCATGTTCGCCACCCCTAATGTGATCGGCTTGGGTAAAAGCATGTTCGATCAGGTGTAATACGTGTTCGTTTTCTGCCTTATAGAATATTTTTGTACCCTCGCGCCGCATGCTTACCATATGCGATATCCGTAGTTTGGCAAGATGCTGCGAAACAACGGATGGTTGCATACCCACTTCATCCGCAAGCTCTCCAACTGAATGTTCGCCGTGCAGTAATGACCACAGTATTTTAAGTCGTGTCGGGTCGCTAACTAGCTTAAACATAGCAGTAGCTACAACGATTTGTTCATTAGAAATTTCTTTGCGTATATGCGCAGACATGCATATATTATATCAGATTAGCATCGTGTTATTTTATAAAGTTGTTTATGAAGCTTTAAAACAGGGGCAGGTCTAGGGAACGGGTCAGCTTTTTGACTGCTTGCTCCCTCCAGGGGGGACGGGCTGGGCTAGAACTAAGTAACAGAGGTGAAATGAAAGAACCGCCATTTCTGACGGTTCCAACATTTCGTACTTTGTAATCAGCACTTTTTTTCTTGGCGGACCAAGGAGAGAAGTTGACGCAGGTCTAGGAACTAGGTCTGCACTTTTCTCTGCTTGGTCTGGCTCCCGCGACTGGGCTCGAACCAGTGACCTATTGGTTAACAGCCAACCGCTCTACCACTGAGCTACGCGGGAATACTCGTCGTAGTATACCTTTTCCTCCAGGGGTAGTCAAGCTAACTGCGCAGGTCTTGTTTTTGCTTGCGAATCGCATCGATAGCCTTGATCAGCTTGCTTGTCGTCTTGGCACCATCCGAGCCCTCGGTCATGATCGCTACAACGTATTGGCCAGTACCCGTCACGACAGCCATCTCGTTATAGTTGGTATCTGTCGCGCCAC
Protein-coding sequences here:
- a CDS encoding type I restriction-modification system subunit M yields the protein MTTTTDTKKEQERARLHSTIWKIANDLRGSVDGWDFKQYVLGILFYRFISENLSNYINAEERRTGAADFDYASLSDDAAEFGRKDTVAEKGFYILPSELFENVRKRAKEEDNLNEILSGIFRNIENSAKGADSEDDIKGLFDDLDVNSSKLGQTVAKRNERLVKLLDAIGSLEVGRYEDNTIDAFGDAYEYLMTMYASSAGKSGGEFFTPQEVSELLARITVVGKKEVNKVYDPACGSGSLLLKFAKVLGKENVRQGFYGQEINLTTYNLCRINMYLHDINYEKFSIAHGDTLTDPAHWDDEPFDAIVSNPPYSINWEGDANPLLINDPRFSPAGVLAPKSKADLAFTLHILNWLSTSGTAAIVEFPGVLYRGGAEAKIRKYLVDNNFVDAVIQLPPDLFFGTTISTCIVVLKKSKKDNSTLFIDASAEFVRGGNKNKLGQTNQDKILEAFTNREDVEHFGRLVPNSEISENDYNLAVSSYVEGKDMTEFVNIAELNTNIKEIVAKQSILRTQIDEIVSSIEGSKNG
- a CDS encoding TFIIB-type zinc ribbon-containing protein gives rise to the protein MQCPIDKADLVMTDRQGVEIDYCPKCRGVWLDRGELDKIIERGTAQAPAAQAQQPYQEPNYPSQQYDKHGNQSGSNQSYPRKKRKESFLGDLFDF
- a CDS encoding heavy metal translocating P-type ATPase translates to MNKVLTAVAAVSFIGGLAFSLLKLPGAEALYLVSLAAGGIPVAVSAVRKVLKRKISISLLVTIAALGALYLGQFAEAAAVMFFFALAEAFEEFGEARSQKAVAALLEKSPKIARMQDGREVPVEEVKEGEIFKVRPGDMVPLDGVVIDGESSIDEATITGESVPKEKYKGEMVYAGTMNQSGYLEVKVTKIAADSTLQKIVTLIEEAQRSRPEVQEFLDKFAGYYIPAAIGLAILVAIIPPVFFGEPFSDWFTRALILLVLACPDALVVSAPVAVAAAIGGASKRGVLIKGGRFLEVLSKARAIAFDKTKTLTVGTPVVAEVILLHGATEEDVIGDAAGIEKFSSHPLAKAIEDYAKQKGIMPHKMDKFKNVAGRGGNANCLVCDSKEHAIGNLQHIGASADTCDHVLPEVERLEGMGMTAVLVSEDKKVIGIIGITDELRSDSKRVIDALKKLKVTPVMLTGDNQRAANYIAEKVGISEAYGALLPEQKSELIIKLQSRYGRVAMVGDGVNDAPSLARADVGIAMGGGGSDLAIETADVTLMNDAIGTIPYLLGVGQQTFRVVRQNVYGSLIVKGIILVLGIAGVIGLSVAVAVDAIMAILVVLNGLRLFNAGGSEVAIIKK
- a CDS encoding phBC6A51 family helix-turn-helix protein, which translates into the protein MSRNLAVDKKKLLEKLRKTPIVEVACKQTGVPRSTYYRWRKDDEDFASECDEAIEHSAGLINDMAESQLISAIKDKNMSAIFFWLKHHHKSYKTRIEVNAKLQTIQQELTPEQTEVVSRALQLAGLTTEDETDETR
- a CDS encoding phage terminase large subunit family protein, with the protein product MKQDNLQKKLFADHKVRAEVTSQSHQWFFSTYFSNYLTHATADLHRDLFSITEDESLPLAVIVAFRGSAKSTILTMSYPIWAVVGRQQKKFVLIASQTQYQARVHLTNIKRELESNELLANDMGPFIEQREEWGSTSLYIPKYNARITAISTEQSVRGIRHGAFRPDLIIADDVEDMASVKTREGRNKTFDWYTSEIIPAGDTYTKRIAVGNLLHEDSLLMRLKERIENNEIDGIYREWPIVRSGTSLWPGKYPDKVAINNLRRNVGNKIAWEREYMLRIIPDEDQVIDAKWMQYYDELPEKTESNEYINSFLSVDLAISQSATADYTAIIIIHVFGFKPENRRYYIDKKFINKKITHLATLDTIASLYQAVNADSKQVPIVLVEQVQYQAAVIEQLNDREIKSKGIKIHNDKRARLQLVSSLFEQGMVYFPKDRAIAPIIQQLVGFGVEKHDDLADAASMGLNYVQTNVKWEVVFGFGFLGGDDDEIHHFYGIKYLDEKKN
- a CDS encoding site-specific DNA-methyltransferase, which produces MTNNNLEVTYQKVKELNPAPYNPRKWSEEAIAQLTNSIKSFGIVDPILVNSSASRKNVVIGGHFRLKVAKDLGIKEVPVVYVDIPDIEREKELNVRLNKNLGDWDYELLVEFDESLLSTIGFDSEEIDAIFDLVVDEPETFDLEKELKKLDISKITVQKGDVYQLGDSRLMCGDSTVEADFDKLMNGEQADMCMTDPPYILDYLHAKRGGKSVTGFGAKRNRRYLETDVLPDNFTELWMANVAKYAKPDYSIIVYENWKNLRVIWAEMEKYWKVKNMIVWHLPNRHQGFAAKYKFFSKHDIAMVGASGDVEYNHDEEPDGLQEEYETALYAIRGKPQWEGYEGGKKYQPTDFISYMASDEKHSGQGVIFGTKPIEILVPYIKVLTKRGDLVVEPFCGSGSTLIASTKLKRRCNIMEKSPTYAEVALYRWEKLTGQKRVKL
- a CDS encoding recombinase family protein; translation: MESKPSLKYCLYARKSSESDERQAMSIDSQLNEMRALAENEGLQIVCELQESHSAKDSGKRPVYNKLLKGLASEEYNAVLTWAPDRLSRNAGDLGSVVDLMDQGKLLHIRTYSQTFTNNPNEKFLLMILCSQAKLENDNKSINVKRGIRNKCEMGWRPGVAPLGYMNRAFAGVNDIILDPDRSELIIEAFQKAGYERWSGRRIKAWLDEQGFTNRSGKPISVSQILVILSTPFYYGKFQYPEAPDAPWYTGAHKPLISKELFDLVQETRGVNKGVWGSKTFAFRGMLKCGQCDADITAQDKFKLLKSGDTKRFVYYNCTRRKDPDCKEKYVNEEKLCELLQAFIEQHHQKMDIEEKLRAKVDKHFYVTKTLLNHYKIERDLDNPFVEYSRYILASGTEGDRIRFASGIKTKLQIRHGELEFYA
- a CDS encoding GIY-YIG nuclease family protein, whose protein sequence is MNNPQPRLIQTYLPDGTLEGIRVIELSDSSIKAFVIPRLQLKNAKVREELLRPSIYFLVSSSDSLGYIGESENFFHRVKNHDQNKQFWDVAIAIVSTTNSLEKSDVKYLESLAVERAQSGSMTIENKTVPIRNNVHEFKLHILQKILDDTQLILTSLGYDILSSPDIKEDVWYCKSKKTEARAQFRGDKFVVLQGSIIDKSHSPSWATKWSKSLAEREEIFEKYGRDLGDTVELTENVAFKSPNHAGGFATGHNINAWVTWKDESGQTMDEVMRKG
- a CDS encoding ArsR/SmtB family transcription factor, translating into MSAHIRKEISNEQIVVATAMFKLVSDPTRLKILWSLLHGEHSVGELADEVGMQPSVVSQHLAKLRISHMVSMRREGTKIFYKAENEHVLHLIEHAFTQADHIRGGEHE